A genomic window from Pecten maximus chromosome 6, xPecMax1.1, whole genome shotgun sequence includes:
- the LOC117329463 gene encoding uncharacterized protein LOC117329463: MMSLPPNFNVVGCDSDLASEIDDDFSHFFPCTSRVNSGTAEEVSSVSGNQDEDVDFDYDIESDNDDDDVSNGISVINSPILHTRMRVFIRNDVERDTENDSDQDTLRSDDNEVDDDDDDENNSDERDAQRKCKKGCLSKFPNMDIKDNRLNVQGMERDGRDMLIIGQLQACGMTRGIHGQTNVKRHRFDYQFQNTSVCKACFLYVNNINAHYLKNIRAHFVKNGAVPRIHGNTGKKPKNAVTYDNVQQVVQFISRYADEMGLPQPAAPRGRDSFPPIYLPGSETYLSVHKKYSQVCIETENRCLSETTFRRIWHQCLPHIQFMSCKTDVCHKCESFRNRIQKAITEADKMEASTDFAEHISSAQKERDHYRQKCHAAIAGLQGHPKSTVPVPPTSMDLNDVHYTFDYAQSVLLPSHCRQEGALYFRSPYKANLFGICNDGRSLQTKYLFGEDKSIGLDGAQSHSANAVVSMLHHFFEYHGEGEKTVYLNADNCGGQNKNQVVTSYLAWRVANGYHDDIHLHFMKPYHARCLVDGMFGIARRKIRRNDVDSLSDLKMTIHASSTHNQADLYSEMSPNSWIWRDWKQFFKPVFRAVPGIGKYHHFHFASTTSGMVTVKKGVDGETTPVRLVKRGKIIPQGLPVRLEAKGFSAERAWYLYKNIRPFVKDPSKDLLCPLPTVPQPTSRPTHTEE; the protein is encoded by the exons ATGATGTCTCTTCCGCCAAATTTTAACGTAGTCGGATGTGATAGCGATTTAGCAAGTGAGATAGACGATGATTTTAGCCATTTCTTCCCGTGTACAAGTCGGGTAAACAGTGGTACAGCTGAAGAGGTGAGTTCTGTCTCCGGTAATCAGGATGAAGATGTTGATTTTGACTATGACATCGAGagtgataatgatgatgatgatgtgagtAACGGCATTAGCGTTATTAATTCGCCGATTCTGCATACTCGGATGAGAGTTTTTATCAGAAATGACGTTGAAAGGGACACAGAAAATGATTCTGATCAAGACACACTACGTAGTGATGACAACGaggttgatgatgatgatgatgacgaaaATAACTCGGACGAACGTGACGCACAGCGTAAATGTAAGAAGGGGTGTCTGTCCAAATTTCCCAATATGGATATCAAAGATAACAGATTGAATGTGCAGGGAATGGAGAGAGATGGCAGGGACATGTTAATTATTGGACAGCTCCAGGCATGTGGCATGACAAGGGGAATACATGGTCAAACTAACGTCAAACGGCATCGCTTTGACTACCAATTCCAGAACACAAGTGTTTGCAAGGCTTGTTTCCTTTATGTTAATAACATAAATGCACATTACTTGAAAAACATCAGGGCCCATTTCGTCAAGAATGGTGCTGTTCCACGGATACATGGTAATACagggaaaaaacccaaaaatgcAGTGACCTATGATAATGTTCAACAAGTTGTCCAGTTTATTTCAAG GTATGCAGATGAGATGGGATTGCCCCAACCTGCTGCACCACGTGGACGGGACAGCTTTCCACCAATATATTTACCTGGAAGTGAAACCTATCTATCTGTCCATAAGAAATACAGCCAAGTATGTAT TGAAACAGAAAACCGATGCCTATCTGAGACCACTTTCAGAAGAATATGGCACCAGTGTCTCCCACACATCCAGTTCATGTCCTGCAAGACAGATGTATGTCACAAATGTGAATCCTTTAGGAATCGGATACAGAAG GCCATCACTGAGGCAGATAAAATGGAGGCTAGCACAGACTTTGCAGAACACATTTCATCAGCCCAAAAGGAGAGAGACCATTATCGACAAAAATGTCATGCTGCTATTGCAGGTCTTCAGGGTCATCCAAAGTCTACTGTTCCTGTTCCTCCAACTTCCATGGACCTAAATGATGTCCACTACACATTTGATTATGCTCAAAGTGTACTTCTGCCCAGTCATTGCAGACAGGAAGGAGCTTTGTACTTCAG GTCACCATATAAAGCTAATCTATTTGGTATTTGCAATGATGGTCGGTCCCTGCAAACAAAGTATTTGTTCGGCGAGGATAAGTCCATTGGTCTGGATGGTGCCCAGAGCCACTCGGCCAATGCTGTTGTATCTATGTTGCACCACTTCTTCGAATACCATGGGGAAGGAGAAAAAACTGTGTACTTGAATGCAGACAATTGTGGTGGCCAAAATAAGAATCAG GTTGTCACAAGCTATCTGGCTTGGAGAGTGGCAAATGGATATCATGATGACATCCATCTACATTTCATGAAGCCATATCATGCCCGTTGTCTTGTGGATGGGATGTTTGGTATTGCCCGAAGGAAAATCAGACGCAATGATGTGGATAGTTTGTCTGACCTGAAGATGACAATTCATGCTTCATCCACACATAACCAGGCAGATTTATACAGTGAGATGTCACCAAATTCGTGGATCTGGAGAGACTGGAAACAATTCTTCAAGCCTGTATTTAGAGCGGTTCCTGGTATTGGGAAATACCATCACTTTCACTTTGCTTCCACCACTTCAG GAATGGTTACTGTTAAAAAAGGTGTTGACGGGGAGACAACGCCAGTGAGGCTTGTGAAGAGGGGAAAGATTATTCCACAGGGTTTGCCAGTGAGACTGGAGGCAAAAGGTTTTTCCGCAGAACGTGCATGGTACCTGTACAAAAATATCAGGCCTTTTGTAAAGGATCCCTCTAAGGACCTTCTATGTCCCCTGCCCACTGTCCCACAGCCCACCTCTAGACCCACCCACACAGAAGAATGA